A genomic window from Pelagicoccus albus includes:
- a CDS encoding DUF350 domain-containing protein: MENSTFSEFFGTEDALSLIDPQAIVFLAISILVLWVGKLVNDLCTPYQLNHELTQKDNKAIAVSFSGYMFAIGIILWSVLRQDIAIDPAEVQSGKQLFLLDIGGTLLWSLFGILLLQVARICNDKLLLRRFSNVKELVEDQNIGTGAVQAGAYVGSAFIIQAATYGETSGSLVRDILSTLAYFVVSQIAFILFSMVYQKLSAYDLHDEIERDNAAAGVGFGMTLAAVGILLSSYIISNDSILGFALWFAICIFLLSVCRFAIDRFILPGSLLDDEISKDRNWGAALIEGSSALVLAFILSTLFN; encoded by the coding sequence ATGGAAAACAGCACTTTCAGCGAATTTTTCGGGACCGAAGACGCCCTTTCCCTCATCGATCCTCAAGCCATCGTATTTCTAGCCATCTCCATCCTCGTTCTCTGGGTGGGTAAACTGGTCAACGATCTCTGCACGCCCTACCAACTCAACCACGAGCTCACCCAAAAGGATAACAAGGCTATCGCCGTTTCCTTCTCGGGTTACATGTTCGCCATCGGGATCATCCTTTGGAGCGTGCTTCGGCAGGACATCGCCATAGATCCAGCCGAAGTGCAAAGCGGTAAGCAACTATTCCTGTTGGATATCGGCGGCACCCTGCTCTGGTCCCTGTTTGGCATCCTGCTGCTGCAAGTTGCCCGTATCTGCAACGACAAGCTGCTATTGCGTCGCTTCAGCAACGTGAAGGAACTGGTGGAGGACCAAAATATCGGAACCGGGGCTGTGCAAGCGGGAGCTTACGTCGGTTCGGCTTTCATCATCCAAGCCGCCACCTACGGTGAAACATCGGGCAGTCTCGTTCGCGACATCCTCTCTACGCTGGCCTACTTCGTGGTCTCCCAGATCGCCTTCATTCTCTTCTCCATGGTTTACCAGAAGCTTAGCGCCTACGACCTGCATGACGAAATCGAGCGGGACAACGCTGCTGCCGGTGTGGGCTTCGGCATGACTTTGGCCGCGGTTGGCATCCTCCTCTCGAGCTACATCATCAGCAACGACTCGATCCTAGGCTTCGCCCTCTGGTTCGCCATCTGCATTTTCCTCCTATCGGTCTGCCGCTTCGCGATCGATCGTTTCATCCTGCCGGGCTCGCTTTTGGACGACGAAATTTCGAAGGATCGTAATTGGGGCGCCGCCTTGATCGAAGGAAGTTCCGCTCTGGTCCTCGCCTTCATCCTCAGCACCTTGTTCAACTAG
- a CDS encoding potassium channel protein has translation MLFQLLRKFISRHSETSARLGKVALIAGSLNLVFGLGFYLAERNHQTGLTVIDSIWWAMVTMTTVGYGDFFPQTFIGRFLIAYPCFMLGIGLLGYLLATVTETVLQRVSLKRKGAMTIKHTNHILICNFPSLEKVSQIIDELQANPNYASKKIVIVSNDLKELPAQLTKRGILFVKGLPTSEETLNRANVTESDGVFILPASPGDPASDALTYAIGSIIELIEQESGVPIKTVVELVSSSNLRMMERAQTDGIILADGINERMIVQEFIHPGIRRTFEQLITSRQGSQFYVHRTTLHGQLLLDIQVAALQHPANMQVIGIIKGERHLLNPSKDTRIEEGDSLIVLADHVEDFLKIEKEFQLKQPA, from the coding sequence ATGCTGTTTCAACTCCTCAGAAAGTTCATTTCCCGCCACAGCGAAACCAGTGCCCGGCTGGGCAAGGTCGCACTCATCGCTGGCTCGCTAAATCTGGTATTTGGCTTGGGCTTCTACCTCGCGGAGCGAAACCATCAAACGGGGCTAACGGTCATCGACTCCATCTGGTGGGCCATGGTGACAATGACCACCGTCGGCTATGGCGATTTCTTCCCCCAGACTTTCATCGGACGATTCCTCATCGCCTACCCCTGCTTCATGTTGGGCATCGGCTTGTTGGGATATTTGCTAGCAACTGTAACCGAAACCGTGCTTCAGCGTGTATCACTGAAGCGTAAGGGCGCCATGACGATTAAGCACACCAACCACATCCTAATCTGCAACTTTCCAAGTTTGGAAAAAGTATCGCAGATCATCGACGAACTTCAGGCCAACCCGAACTACGCCTCCAAAAAGATCGTCATCGTTTCCAATGACCTCAAGGAGCTGCCGGCACAATTGACCAAACGCGGAATCCTCTTCGTCAAGGGGCTTCCCACCTCGGAGGAAACGCTAAACCGGGCCAACGTCACTGAGTCGGACGGCGTATTCATTTTGCCAGCCTCCCCCGGCGACCCTGCCTCCGACGCCCTCACCTACGCCATCGGATCGATAATCGAATTGATCGAGCAAGAGAGCGGGGTCCCCATCAAGACGGTGGTGGAGTTGGTCAGCTCCAGTAATCTGCGCATGATGGAGCGAGCTCAAACCGATGGCATCATCCTCGCCGACGGCATCAACGAGCGGATGATCGTACAGGAGTTCATCCACCCGGGTATTCGCAGGACCTTCGAGCAATTAATCACCTCCCGCCAAGGAAGCCAGTTCTACGTGCACCGCACCACTCTGCACGGTCAGCTCCTGCTCGATATCCAAGTCGCCGCCCTCCAGCATCCCGCCAACATGCAAGTGATTGGCATCATCAAGGGCGAACGCCATCTGCTCAACCCGAGCAAAGACACCCGTATTGAAGAAGGAGACAGCCTTATCGTCTTGGCAGATCACGTAGAAGATTTCCTGAAAATCGAAAAGGAGTTCCAACTCAAGCAACCCGCCTGA
- a CDS encoding PspA/IM30 family protein: MSIFSRIFKVGQAAANKAIDKMEKPEIMLEQAIRDKDKQIMEAKKSVQGCIATERQTKAMLEKEKAEKLSWEQKAEMALKAGKEELAVKALQRATEHEQKMTTLETQWQSQRAAVDELKKEIIKMGDELAEFKRNKDFIIAQSKAAQVKKDIYEAKARISNNNKADDLMARMKAKAERQSYEADAAKELSEVSGGGGDALEKEFESMGASGGASVEVNDKLAALKAKLGTA, translated from the coding sequence ATGAGTATATTCTCACGCATCTTCAAAGTCGGACAAGCAGCTGCCAACAAGGCCATCGACAAGATGGAAAAGCCCGAAATCATGCTGGAGCAAGCCATCCGCGATAAGGACAAGCAGATCATGGAGGCCAAAAAGTCCGTGCAAGGCTGCATCGCTACCGAGCGTCAAACCAAGGCCATGCTGGAAAAGGAAAAGGCGGAAAAGCTCTCTTGGGAGCAAAAGGCGGAAATGGCTCTGAAGGCCGGTAAGGAGGAGCTCGCCGTCAAAGCCCTGCAACGCGCCACCGAGCACGAGCAGAAGATGACGACCCTGGAAACTCAATGGCAGAGCCAACGTGCCGCCGTAGACGAGCTGAAAAAGGAGATCATCAAGATGGGCGACGAGCTTGCGGAATTTAAGCGTAACAAGGACTTCATCATCGCCCAGAGCAAAGCCGCCCAAGTCAAAAAGGACATTTACGAAGCCAAGGCTCGTATCTCCAACAACAACAAGGCGGACGACTTAATGGCCCGCATGAAGGCCAAAGCGGAACGCCAATCCTACGAGGCAGACGCGGCTAAGGAATTGTCGGAAGTCTCCGGCGGTGGAGGCGACGCCCTCGAAAAGGAATTCGAAAGCATGGGAGCTAGCGGTGGCGCTTCGGTCGAAGTTAACGACAAGCTAGCCGCCCTTAAGGCCAAACTTGGCACTGCCTAG
- the speD gene encoding adenosylmethionine decarboxylase — translation MPAPPRELGTHILVELNDCPEKLLVEKSALQEALVESANQAGATVVKPVFHQFSPHGLSGVVVIAESHIAVHTWPEYNYAAIDIFTCGDPDVAHRIQSEIEARFAPARSSVRVLSRGPNLP, via the coding sequence GTGCCCGCTCCTCCTAGGGAGTTGGGCACTCATATCTTGGTAGAGCTGAACGACTGTCCCGAGAAACTCCTCGTCGAAAAATCGGCCCTGCAGGAGGCTCTAGTCGAGTCAGCCAACCAAGCGGGTGCCACCGTGGTAAAACCGGTTTTTCACCAGTTTAGCCCTCATGGACTATCCGGCGTAGTGGTTATAGCGGAGAGCCACATAGCCGTGCACACTTGGCCTGAATACAACTACGCGGCCATCGATATTTTCACTTGTGGCGATCCCGACGTTGCTCACCGAATTCAATCGGAAATCGAAGCTCGTTTCGCACCGGCGCGTTCAAGCGTGCGAGTATTGAGTCGCGGGCCCAATCTCCCCTAG
- a CDS encoding AAA family ATPase: MQDPRSAARICLKDFPDLKKTLIKRYAFSDFEIDFELRFALFLTALIDGDQVAAERAFIQGAISALGWSDMYDGLIKSRIDNLPTYDLAQLRTAKERPQLAAAIAEASFALALADGDLSNDESVFLTNLCNTLFGQNTEPAALAEEKARSLFERSGTRLFDIPSKTEQQTPAEEDTSTLEDQLAKLDKLVGLEGVKQEIQKLAHFLEIQKQREEHKLKTAPLSLHLVFSGNPGTGKTTVARILAKIYQKLGVLKSGHLVETDRMGLVGQYIGHTAKKTSEIIDKALDGILFIDEAYSLLSGGENDFGGEAIDTLVKRMEDDRDRLIVIVAGYPADMESFIQANPGLRSRFSKTIHFEDYASPDLLRIFKIFCQNNEYELAEDAEEKLNQVFEYELQKPKVDFGNGRYVRNLFEQVIRNQALRLSQHTRTLAKEDLVTITANDILLQNS; encoded by the coding sequence ATGCAAGACCCTCGATCCGCTGCCCGGATTTGCCTCAAGGACTTTCCGGACCTCAAGAAAACGCTGATCAAGCGATACGCCTTCTCAGACTTCGAAATAGACTTCGAACTTCGCTTCGCCCTCTTTCTGACAGCCCTAATCGACGGCGATCAGGTCGCTGCAGAGCGAGCTTTCATACAGGGAGCGATCAGCGCCTTGGGTTGGTCTGACATGTACGACGGCTTGATAAAGTCGCGTATTGATAATCTTCCTACCTACGACTTAGCCCAGCTGAGAACGGCCAAAGAACGGCCGCAATTGGCAGCTGCAATCGCGGAAGCGAGTTTCGCCCTAGCACTGGCCGATGGAGATTTGAGCAACGACGAAAGCGTTTTTCTCACAAACCTCTGCAATACACTTTTTGGGCAAAATACCGAGCCGGCCGCCCTCGCCGAAGAAAAAGCCAGGTCCCTTTTCGAACGCTCAGGTACTAGACTTTTCGATATTCCTAGCAAAACGGAACAACAAACTCCGGCCGAGGAGGACACGAGCACTTTGGAAGACCAACTCGCCAAGCTCGATAAGCTCGTCGGTTTGGAGGGAGTGAAACAAGAAATCCAAAAGTTGGCCCATTTCCTCGAGATCCAAAAGCAGCGGGAAGAACATAAGCTAAAAACCGCGCCCCTTTCACTCCATCTCGTCTTCTCGGGAAACCCGGGAACAGGGAAGACCACAGTCGCCCGTATCCTAGCTAAAATCTACCAAAAGCTCGGCGTCTTAAAAAGCGGCCACTTGGTAGAAACCGATCGTATGGGACTAGTAGGGCAATATATCGGACACACTGCCAAAAAGACTTCTGAAATCATCGACAAAGCCTTGGACGGTATCCTCTTCATCGATGAGGCCTACAGCCTGTTGAGCGGTGGCGAAAACGATTTCGGTGGCGAAGCGATAGACACTTTAGTCAAACGCATGGAAGACGATCGTGATCGGCTCATCGTGATCGTAGCTGGGTATCCAGCCGATATGGAATCCTTCATTCAAGCCAACCCCGGCCTGCGATCCCGCTTCAGCAAAACCATCCATTTCGAGGATTACGCAAGCCCGGACCTGCTTCGAATTTTCAAGATATTCTGCCAAAACAACGAATACGAATTGGCGGAGGATGCGGAAGAAAAGTTGAATCAAGTTTTCGAATACGAACTTCAGAAGCCGAAAGTCGATTTTGGAAATGGCCGCTACGTTCGCAACCTCTTCGAACAAGTCATCCGCAACCAAGCGCTTCGCCTAAGCCAGCACACACGTACCTTGGCAAAAGAGGATTTAGTCACCATCACGGCTAACGACATCCTACTTCAAAACTCTTAA
- the tal gene encoding transaldolase: MPEVSTLTQLEQLKKFTVVVADTGDFQTMKEFEPRDATTNPTLILKAASKPEYAALVDKAVAAKKDSGLTGGALVEAIIDELLVLFGIEILDIVPGRVSTEVDARLSFDTAGTIAKAKDIISLYEAKGVSRDRILIKIASTWEGINAAAELEKEGIHCNLTLLFSMAQAVHCAESGITLISPFVGRIMDWYKAKEGKSFEAAEDPGVLSVQSIYDYYKKFGYKTEVMGASFRNKGEILELAGCDLLTISPNLLEELANSSEPVEEKLSVESSKSKEIEKIDMNENTFRWMFNEDAMAVEKTAEGIRNFAKDIVTLEEMIQGKL, from the coding sequence ATGCCAGAAGTATCCACCTTAACCCAACTCGAACAACTCAAGAAGTTCACCGTTGTCGTAGCAGACACCGGCGACTTCCAAACCATGAAGGAGTTCGAACCACGCGATGCGACAACGAACCCGACTTTGATTCTCAAAGCCGCAAGCAAGCCCGAATACGCCGCTTTGGTCGACAAGGCAGTCGCTGCAAAGAAGGATTCCGGATTGACTGGAGGAGCTTTGGTGGAAGCGATAATCGACGAGTTGCTTGTCCTTTTTGGTATCGAAATTTTGGATATTGTTCCGGGTCGCGTTTCCACTGAAGTTGACGCCCGTCTCTCCTTCGACACAGCAGGCACTATAGCCAAGGCGAAAGACATCATCTCCCTCTACGAAGCCAAGGGTGTCTCGCGTGACAGAATTTTGATCAAGATCGCCTCCACTTGGGAAGGCATCAACGCTGCCGCAGAACTAGAGAAAGAAGGTATCCACTGTAACCTTACGCTTCTCTTCTCCATGGCTCAAGCTGTGCATTGCGCGGAATCCGGTATCACATTGATTTCCCCATTCGTGGGTCGCATCATGGACTGGTACAAAGCCAAGGAAGGTAAGTCCTTCGAAGCCGCGGAAGACCCGGGCGTTCTTTCAGTTCAGTCGATTTACGACTACTATAAGAAATTTGGATACAAGACTGAAGTTATGGGAGCGAGCTTCCGCAACAAGGGAGAGATCCTAGAACTCGCAGGTTGTGATCTTCTCACTATCTCGCCAAACCTTCTCGAAGAACTCGCCAATTCTTCCGAGCCGGTCGAAGAAAAGCTCAGCGTCGAGAGTTCCAAGTCCAAGGAAATCGAGAAGATCGATATGAACGAAAACACTTTCCGTTGGATGTTCAACGAGGATGCCATGGCGGTTGAGAAGACGGCCGAAGGCATTCGCAACTTTGCCAAGGACATCGTCACCCTTGAGGAAATGATCCAAGGAAAGCTCTAG
- a CDS encoding sugar isomerase domain-containing protein, whose amino-acid sequence MLKENYFKTTQVLLERVYLQNQAVIEKLAPLMATSVADGGVIHTFGSGHSEIIGREMVGRAGGLVCVSAILDMTGGFIENLEGYGTQLAARYDRNHGLQEGEFIIVISNSGKNCSPIEIAEYAKQKGLKVIALTSVGMAKKVKTTHSGGKMLHEIADYVFDNCGSFGDAIVELHDSGKFAGPTSTMAGAMLINLLQMEILDELHKLGIEAPLLRSQNTDGAMEANRDLARSYKGRLSKPL is encoded by the coding sequence ATGCTTAAGGAGAACTATTTTAAGACCACCCAAGTTTTGCTCGAACGGGTATACCTACAAAATCAAGCCGTGATCGAAAAACTGGCTCCACTGATGGCCACATCAGTCGCTGATGGAGGGGTGATCCATACTTTTGGTAGCGGTCACTCGGAGATTATCGGGCGGGAGATGGTTGGACGTGCTGGCGGTCTCGTTTGCGTCAGCGCCATCCTGGACATGACCGGCGGCTTCATCGAAAACCTGGAAGGTTACGGCACTCAGCTAGCCGCTCGCTATGATCGAAACCACGGACTGCAAGAAGGCGAGTTCATCATCGTCATTTCGAATTCAGGCAAAAATTGTTCTCCCATCGAAATCGCAGAATACGCGAAGCAGAAAGGGCTGAAAGTAATTGCCCTAACATCGGTAGGAATGGCCAAAAAGGTAAAAACGACCCACTCCGGCGGCAAGATGCTGCACGAAATAGCGGACTACGTTTTCGACAACTGCGGCAGCTTCGGTGACGCCATCGTAGAACTGCACGATTCAGGGAAGTTCGCAGGTCCCACTTCAACGATGGCGGGTGCCATGCTTATCAATCTCTTGCAAATGGAGATCTTGGACGAGCTGCACAAACTCGGTATCGAAGCTCCGCTACTGCGTAGTCAAAATACGGATGGAGCCATGGAAGCGAATCGTGATCTCGCTCGGAGTTACAAAGGTCGCTTAAGCAAGCCGCTGTGA
- a CDS encoding type II toxin-antitoxin system RelE family toxin, whose product MFQVTFSEQALHELEKLPTMKQLAVIDPLSNLTEYQLNHPQEPLSSFKRGGKSIFRLRSGEHRIYFRREGGSLETLCILHKNSLTDFIYRSKLPISEEQLVEQHSSFWKYLDSLKH is encoded by the coding sequence ATGTTCCAGGTCACTTTTAGCGAACAGGCCCTTCACGAGCTAGAGAAGCTTCCTACGATGAAGCAGCTCGCGGTTATCGATCCCCTGAGCAACTTAACCGAATACCAACTCAACCATCCCCAAGAGCCACTCAGCTCGTTTAAACGGGGAGGAAAATCGATTTTTCGTCTTCGGTCCGGGGAGCATCGTATCTACTTCAGACGAGAAGGCGGTTCTCTGGAGACGCTCTGCATTCTTCATAAGAACTCCCTGACTGACTTCATCTACCGAAGCAAACTGCCCATCTCGGAAGAACAGCTAGTCGAGCAACATTCCTCTTTCTGGAAGTATCTCGACTCCCTAAAACACTAA